A region of Bacillus cabrialesii DNA encodes the following proteins:
- the cymR gene encoding cysteine metabolism transcriptional regulator CymR translates to MKISTKGRYGLTIMIELAKKHGEGPTSLKSIAQTNNLSEHYLEQLVSPLRNAGLVKSIRGAYGGYVLGSEPDAITAGDIIRVLEGPISPVEVLEDEEPAKRELWIRIRDAVKEVLDSTTLEDLASYTDGEQEAYMFYI, encoded by the coding sequence TTGAAAATATCAACTAAGGGAAGATACGGGCTCACCATTATGATCGAGCTTGCAAAAAAGCATGGCGAAGGCCCGACTTCATTAAAAAGCATCGCACAGACGAATAATTTGTCCGAGCATTATTTGGAGCAGCTGGTATCGCCGCTCAGAAATGCCGGATTAGTGAAAAGCATCAGAGGCGCATACGGCGGATATGTATTAGGCAGCGAGCCGGATGCCATTACGGCGGGAGATATTATCCGTGTACTTGAGGGGCCGATCAGTCCAGTTGAAGTGCTGGAAGATGAGGAGCCTGCCAAGCGCGAGCTCTGGATTCGCATACGGGATGCTGTGAAAGAGGTTTTAGACAGTACAACATTAGAGGATCTTGCCAGCTACACAGACGGAGAGCAAGAAGCTTATATGTTCTATATTTAG
- a CDS encoding YrzQ family protein, protein MNRTMTSLLALGAGALVYRMATQSDMLNNRSMKRMRRRITKMF, encoded by the coding sequence ATGAATCGGACGATGACTTCTCTTTTGGCATTGGGAGCCGGAGCTCTCGTGTACCGAATGGCGACTCAATCCGACATGCTGAATAATCGCAGCATGAAGCGGATGAGAAGACGAATAACAAAAATGTTTTAA
- a CDS encoding PRC-barrel domain-containing protein yields the protein MSQRRKAKPKPVQQKVVDHTLRTCHEVEGFPVYSERTSCYLGTISDICFSLKGNCLGFILAQKRFLHHHHALLQACDISCILDDRILASVSSDQLLPLPKSCFTYEQMRMKLVKSHEGDILGMLEDVYFCLDRGIIVAYELSDGFFSDLAGSKRQIQKADSLVEVRKDEIVLNG from the coding sequence ATGAGTCAAAGGCGCAAAGCAAAACCTAAGCCTGTTCAACAAAAGGTGGTTGATCACACTTTGAGAACATGCCATGAGGTAGAAGGATTCCCAGTATACTCAGAACGAACTTCTTGTTATCTCGGGACAATTTCTGATATTTGTTTTTCTCTGAAGGGAAATTGCCTTGGGTTTATTCTTGCACAAAAACGCTTTTTGCATCATCATCATGCCCTATTACAGGCGTGTGATATCTCTTGCATTCTTGATGACCGCATATTGGCCTCGGTCAGTTCAGACCAGCTTTTGCCTCTTCCGAAATCGTGCTTCACATACGAGCAAATGAGAATGAAGCTTGTGAAATCGCATGAGGGGGATATATTGGGGATGCTGGAAGATGTATACTTTTGTTTGGACAGGGGCATAATCGTAGCATATGAACTCTCGGACGGTTTCTTTTCTGACCTGGCGGGAAGCAAGCGCCAGATCCAAAAAGCGGATTCGCTTGTCGAGGTGCGGAAAGACGAGATCGTTTTGAACGGATAG
- the mnmA gene encoding tRNA 2-thiouridine(34) synthase MnmA, giving the protein MEKRPEDTRVVVGMSGGVDSSVAALLLKEQGYDVIGIFMKNWDDTDENGFCTATEDYEDVIRVCNQIGIPYYAVNFEKQYYEKVFQYFLDEYKAGRTPNPDVLCNKEIKFKAFLEHALSLGADYLATGHYARVDRSGGKVKMLRGIDENKDQTYFLNQLTEDTLSKVMFPIGELEKSRVREIAKEADLATATKKDSTGICFIGERNFKTFLSQYLPAQPGDMMTMDGEVKGRHDGLMYYTIGQRHGLGIGGSGEPWFAVGKDLEKNILYVDQGFHNPLLYSDKITATNISWVRSDIMKGEEITCTAKFRYRQEDHKVTVRMTGEGEAEVIFDEQVRAVTPGQAVVFYDGEECLGGGTIDDVYKDGTKLWYV; this is encoded by the coding sequence ATGGAAAAACGGCCGGAGGATACAAGAGTCGTCGTCGGCATGTCCGGCGGAGTAGACTCATCTGTGGCAGCCCTGCTGTTAAAAGAACAGGGCTATGATGTAATCGGAATTTTTATGAAAAACTGGGATGATACGGACGAAAACGGTTTTTGCACGGCGACAGAGGATTATGAAGATGTAATCCGCGTCTGCAACCAAATCGGAATTCCGTACTATGCCGTTAATTTTGAAAAGCAATACTATGAGAAGGTATTTCAATACTTCCTTGATGAATATAAAGCAGGCAGAACACCAAACCCGGATGTGCTGTGCAACAAAGAAATTAAATTCAAGGCGTTTTTGGAGCATGCCCTGTCACTTGGCGCCGACTATTTAGCGACTGGCCACTATGCAAGGGTAGACAGAAGCGGCGGCAAAGTCAAAATGCTGCGCGGCATTGATGAAAACAAGGATCAAACGTATTTCTTGAATCAGCTGACAGAAGACACGCTAAGCAAAGTCATGTTCCCTATCGGCGAGCTTGAAAAAAGCCGTGTGCGTGAGATTGCCAAAGAGGCAGATCTTGCAACGGCAACGAAAAAAGACAGTACGGGTATCTGTTTTATCGGGGAACGCAACTTCAAAACGTTTCTCAGTCAATATCTCCCTGCACAGCCGGGCGATATGATGACGATGGACGGCGAAGTAAAAGGACGCCACGACGGGTTGATGTACTACACGATCGGACAGCGTCACGGCCTTGGCATCGGCGGAAGCGGCGAGCCGTGGTTTGCGGTTGGTAAAGATCTTGAAAAGAACATCCTCTACGTGGATCAAGGGTTCCACAACCCGCTTCTTTATTCCGACAAAATTACAGCTACGAATATCAGCTGGGTTCGTTCGGATATCATGAAGGGCGAAGAGATTACCTGCACGGCTAAATTCCGTTACCGCCAAGAAGATCATAAAGTAACGGTGCGCATGACGGGTGAAGGCGAAGCGGAAGTCATCTTTGATGAACAAGTCCGCGCTGTAACGCCGGGACAAGCCGTTGTTTTCTATGACGGCGAAGAATGCCTTGGCGGCGGAACGATTGATGATGTGTACAAAGACGGAACAAAATTGTGGTACGTATAA
- the recD2 gene encoding SF1B family DNA helicase RecD2, with the protein MQQHPDQLNMEEEPYLKGTVNTVIYHNDTNLYTVLKVKVTETSEAIEDKAVSVTGYFPALQEEETYTFYGKIVTHPKFGLQFQAEHFKKEIPTTKEGIIHYLSSDLFEGIGKKTAEEIVKKLGDSAINKILADASVLYDVPKLSKKKADTLAGALQRHQGLEQIMISLNQFGFGPQLSMKIYQAYESETLEKIQENPYQLVKDVEGIGFGKADELGSRMGLSGNHPERIKAAILYTLETTCLSEGHTYIETEKLIIDTQSLLNQSAREGQRITEMDAANAIIALGENKDIVIEDGRCYFPSLFYAEQNVAKRVKHIASQTEYDDQFPESEFLLALGELEERMNVQYAPSQKEAIQKALSSPMLLLTGGPGTGKTTVIRGIVELYGELHGVSLDPSAYKKDEAFPVVLAAPTGRAAKRMSESTGLPAVTIHRLLGWNGAEGFTHTEDQPIEGKLLIIDEASMLDIWLANHLFKAIPDHIQIIIVGDEDQLPSVGPGQVLRDLLASQVIPTVRLTDIYRQAEGSSIVELAHQMKNGLLPNNLTAPTKDRSFIRCGGSQIKEVVEKVVANALKKGYTAKDIQVLAPMYRGKAGINELNVMLQDILNPPKEKPREIKFGDVVYRTGDKILQLVNQPENNVFNGDIGEITSIFYAKENTEKEDMAVVSFDGNEMTFTKKDFNQFTHAYCCSIHKSQGSEFPIVVLPVVKGYYRMLRRNLLYTAITRAKKFLILCGEEEALEWGVKNNDATVRQTSLRNRLSVQIEEMDAELEALQKELPFSVHDANIGMEGITPFDFMKEEQL; encoded by the coding sequence GTGCAGCAGCATCCGGATCAGCTTAACATGGAGGAAGAGCCCTATTTAAAAGGGACAGTCAACACAGTCATCTATCATAATGACACCAATTTATATACGGTTCTGAAAGTGAAAGTCACAGAGACCTCCGAGGCCATTGAAGATAAAGCCGTATCCGTGACGGGCTACTTCCCTGCGCTTCAAGAAGAAGAGACTTACACGTTTTACGGCAAGATCGTAACCCATCCGAAGTTCGGGCTCCAATTTCAAGCGGAGCATTTCAAAAAAGAGATACCGACGACTAAGGAAGGCATCATTCATTATTTATCGAGTGATTTATTTGAGGGAATCGGCAAAAAAACAGCCGAAGAAATTGTCAAAAAGCTGGGCGACAGCGCGATTAATAAAATATTGGCTGACGCTTCAGTGCTTTATGATGTTCCGAAGCTGTCAAAAAAGAAAGCAGATACGTTAGCCGGCGCCTTGCAGCGGCATCAGGGACTTGAGCAAATCATGATTTCCCTGAATCAGTTTGGCTTCGGCCCCCAGCTGTCTATGAAAATCTACCAAGCCTATGAATCCGAAACGCTTGAAAAGATTCAGGAAAACCCTTATCAGCTCGTAAAAGATGTAGAAGGCATCGGGTTTGGGAAAGCGGATGAGCTTGGGAGCAGAATGGGGCTTTCGGGCAATCATCCTGAGCGGATAAAAGCCGCCATTTTGTACACGCTTGAAACGACTTGTCTGTCAGAAGGGCATACGTACATAGAAACGGAAAAGCTGATTATCGACACCCAATCACTGTTAAACCAGTCAGCAAGGGAAGGGCAGCGCATCACGGAAATGGATGCCGCTAACGCGATTATTGCCCTTGGAGAAAATAAAGACATTGTCATAGAAGACGGCCGCTGTTATTTTCCATCGCTGTTTTACGCAGAACAAAACGTTGCAAAGCGTGTGAAACATATCGCAAGCCAAACCGAATATGATGACCAGTTTCCTGAATCAGAATTTCTGCTCGCTTTAGGAGAACTGGAAGAACGGATGAATGTTCAGTATGCCCCGAGCCAGAAGGAAGCGATTCAAAAAGCCCTTTCCTCGCCGATGCTTCTTTTAACGGGAGGCCCGGGAACAGGGAAAACGACGGTAATCAGAGGAATTGTCGAACTATACGGAGAGCTTCACGGCGTGTCACTAGACCCGTCAGCTTATAAAAAGGATGAAGCGTTTCCGGTTGTATTGGCCGCACCGACAGGAAGAGCGGCAAAACGGATGAGTGAATCAACGGGCCTTCCGGCAGTCACGATTCACAGGCTGCTCGGCTGGAACGGCGCTGAGGGCTTTACCCATACAGAGGATCAGCCGATCGAAGGGAAGCTGTTAATTATCGATGAAGCCAGTATGCTTGATATATGGCTGGCGAACCATTTGTTTAAAGCGATCCCTGATCATATTCAAATTATCATAGTCGGAGACGAAGATCAGCTGCCTTCTGTCGGCCCGGGCCAAGTGCTGAGAGACCTTTTGGCATCACAGGTGATTCCGACTGTAAGATTGACAGACATCTACCGCCAGGCGGAGGGGTCATCAATCGTCGAGCTAGCCCACCAGATGAAAAATGGCTTGCTGCCAAACAATTTGACTGCCCCGACGAAGGACCGTTCCTTTATTCGCTGCGGAGGCTCGCAAATTAAAGAGGTAGTTGAGAAGGTTGTCGCCAACGCATTGAAAAAAGGCTATACGGCAAAGGACATTCAGGTTCTCGCCCCGATGTACAGAGGCAAAGCCGGCATCAATGAACTGAATGTGATGCTGCAGGACATTTTAAATCCTCCTAAAGAAAAACCTAGGGAAATCAAGTTCGGGGACGTTGTCTACAGAACCGGAGATAAAATTTTGCAGCTCGTCAATCAGCCGGAAAACAATGTGTTCAACGGAGATATTGGCGAAATTACATCGATATTTTATGCAAAGGAAAATACCGAAAAAGAAGACATGGCCGTCGTATCTTTTGACGGCAATGAAATGACGTTTACGAAAAAAGATTTTAACCAGTTTACCCATGCGTATTGCTGCTCTATTCATAAGTCGCAGGGAAGTGAATTTCCGATTGTGGTTTTGCCTGTTGTGAAAGGCTACTATAGAATGCTCAGAAGAAACCTCCTTTATACCGCGATTACGAGAGCAAAGAAATTTCTCATTTTATGCGGAGAAGAGGAGGCGCTGGAGTGGGGCGTAAAAAATAATGACGCGACTGTCAGACAGACTTCCTTGAGAAACAGGCTTTCCGTACAGATTGAGGAAATGGATGCCGAGCTTGAGGCGTTGCAAAAAGAGCTCCCGTTCAGCGTACACGACGCCAATATAGGAATGGAAGGCATAACGCCATTCGATTTTATGAAAGAAGAACAGCTGTAA
- a CDS encoding replication-associated recombination protein A, with protein MKPLAYRMRPTKIEDIIGQQHLVAEDKIIGRMVQAKHLSSMILYGPPGIGKTSIATAIAGSTSIAFRKLNAVINNKKDMEIVAQEAKMSGQVILILDEVHRLDKGKQDFLLPYLENGMIILIGATTANPYHAINPAIRSRTQIFELEPLTPELIKQALERALHDEHRGLGTYSVSIDDQAMEHFARGCGGDVRSALNALELAVLSTKESADGEIHITLETAEECLQKKSFSHDKDGDAHYDVLSAFQKSIRGSDANAALHYLARLIEAGDLESIARRLLVIAYEDIGLASPQAGPRVLHAIQTAERVGFPEARIPLANAVIELCLSPKSNSAILAIDEALADIRAGKIGDVPKHLKDAHYKGAQELGRGIDYKYPHNYDNGWVEQQYLPDPLKNKQYYKPKQTGKFESALKQVYDKLMKRK; from the coding sequence ATGAAGCCATTGGCATATCGGATGCGTCCGACAAAAATAGAGGATATTATCGGCCAGCAGCATCTGGTGGCTGAAGATAAAATTATCGGCAGAATGGTTCAGGCAAAACATTTGTCATCCATGATTTTGTACGGGCCGCCCGGAATTGGAAAAACATCAATCGCAACAGCAATCGCCGGTTCGACAAGTATCGCTTTTCGAAAGCTGAATGCTGTTATTAACAATAAAAAAGATATGGAAATCGTCGCCCAGGAAGCTAAAATGTCAGGCCAGGTGATTTTGATTCTGGATGAAGTTCACAGGCTGGATAAAGGGAAACAAGATTTTCTATTACCCTATTTAGAAAATGGGATGATCATTTTGATCGGAGCAACCACGGCTAACCCGTATCATGCCATTAATCCGGCAATCAGAAGCCGGACACAGATCTTTGAGCTTGAGCCGTTAACACCAGAACTGATTAAACAGGCTTTGGAACGTGCGCTTCATGACGAGCACCGCGGCCTTGGCACATATTCTGTATCCATTGATGATCAGGCGATGGAGCATTTTGCCCGCGGCTGCGGAGGAGATGTCCGCTCCGCTTTAAACGCGCTTGAGCTGGCCGTCTTGTCAACGAAGGAGTCAGCCGACGGCGAGATTCACATTACTTTAGAAACCGCGGAAGAATGTTTGCAGAAAAAGAGCTTTTCTCACGATAAAGATGGTGACGCGCATTATGATGTATTGTCCGCTTTTCAAAAATCGATCCGCGGCTCTGATGCCAACGCCGCTCTTCACTATTTGGCGAGATTGATTGAAGCTGGCGATCTGGAAAGCATCGCAAGACGACTGCTCGTCATCGCCTATGAAGATATTGGCTTAGCAAGCCCGCAAGCCGGTCCGAGAGTGCTGCACGCTATCCAGACCGCTGAGCGAGTCGGATTTCCGGAAGCGCGAATCCCGCTGGCCAACGCAGTCATTGAACTCTGTCTCTCGCCGAAATCAAACTCAGCCATTCTGGCAATCGATGAGGCGCTGGCAGATATCAGAGCCGGAAAAATCGGAGATGTTCCGAAGCACTTAAAAGACGCGCATTATAAGGGAGCTCAGGAATTAGGAAGAGGGATCGACTATAAATACCCGCACAATTACGACAATGGATGGGTCGAACAGCAATATCTCCCTGATCCTTTAAAGAATAAGCAATATTACAAGCCGAAACAGACAGGCAAGTTCGAATCCGCCTTAAAGCAAGTGTACGACAAATTAATGAAAAGAAAATAA
- a CDS encoding tetratricopeptide repeat protein, giving the protein MQEGDYEKAAEAFTKAIEENKEDAIPYINFANLLSSVNELERALAFYDKALELDNSAATAYYGAGNVYVVKEMYKEAKDMFEKALRAGMENGDLFYMLGTVLVKLEQPKLALPYLQRAVELNENDTEARFQFGMCLANEGMLDEALSQFAAVTEQDPGHADAFYNAGVAYAYKENREKALEMLDKAIDIQPDHMLALHAKKLIDPS; this is encoded by the coding sequence ATGCAGGAAGGCGATTACGAGAAAGCGGCAGAGGCATTTACAAAAGCGATTGAAGAAAATAAAGAAGATGCGATTCCGTATATCAACTTTGCTAACCTGCTTTCATCGGTAAACGAGCTGGAACGTGCGCTTGCGTTTTATGATAAAGCGCTTGAATTAGACAATAGCGCAGCCACTGCATATTATGGAGCAGGAAATGTCTATGTTGTAAAAGAAATGTACAAAGAAGCGAAAGACATGTTTGAAAAAGCGCTTCGTGCCGGAATGGAAAACGGCGACCTGTTTTACATGCTCGGAACGGTACTAGTCAAACTTGAACAGCCCAAGCTTGCACTGCCTTATTTACAAAGAGCGGTCGAACTGAATGAAAATGACACGGAAGCGCGCTTTCAATTCGGGATGTGCTTAGCGAACGAGGGCATGCTGGACGAAGCGCTCAGCCAATTCGCAGCTGTAACAGAGCAAGATCCTGGGCATGCTGATGCATTTTACAACGCCGGTGTGGCTTATGCTTATAAAGAAAATCGAGAAAAAGCGCTGGAAATGCTGGACAAGGCGATCGATATCCAGCCAGATCATATGCTTGCGCTTCATGCTAAAAAACTGATCGACCCATCATAA
- a CDS encoding cysteine desulfurase family protein, with protein sequence MERIYLDHAATSPMDERVLEKMIPHFSGNFGNPSSIHSFGRESRKWVDEARAQIAAEIGAAEQEIIFTSGGTEADNLAIMGTALARKDLGRHIITTKIEHHAVLHTCEKLEEDGFEVTYLDVDQNGRVSAKQVKEALRDDTILVTVMYGNNEVGTVQPIDEIGELLKEHQAYFHTDAVQAFGLLPIDVKNSHIDLLSVSGHKLNGPKGTGFLYASKDAKLSPLLFGGEQERKRRAGTENVPGIVGLREAIKLSSEERDEKNEKYQSFKTIIADTLENAGVAYEINGDKENSLPHVLNLYFPGVSVESLLVNLDMAGVAVSSGSACTAGSVLPSHVLTAMFGDKSDRLTSSIRISFGLGNTAEQVKTAAKHVADVVKRLTQ encoded by the coding sequence ATGGAACGGATTTATTTAGATCATGCCGCAACTTCCCCGATGGATGAGCGCGTGCTGGAAAAAATGATACCGCATTTTTCCGGCAATTTCGGCAACCCATCCAGTATTCATTCATTTGGAAGAGAATCGCGAAAATGGGTGGACGAAGCAAGAGCGCAGATCGCAGCTGAAATCGGAGCGGCAGAGCAGGAGATCATTTTTACAAGCGGGGGCACGGAAGCCGATAACTTGGCTATCATGGGAACCGCGCTTGCAAGAAAAGATCTGGGCAGACATATCATCACGACAAAAATTGAACATCATGCTGTGCTTCACACATGTGAAAAACTTGAGGAAGACGGATTTGAAGTAACATATCTGGACGTTGATCAAAATGGAAGAGTCAGTGCAAAACAGGTGAAAGAAGCACTGCGTGATGATACAATCCTTGTGACAGTGATGTATGGAAATAATGAAGTCGGAACGGTACAGCCGATTGATGAAATCGGTGAGTTGCTGAAGGAACATCAGGCTTATTTTCATACCGATGCTGTTCAGGCATTCGGGCTGCTGCCAATTGATGTGAAAAACAGCCATATTGACCTTCTGTCTGTTTCTGGGCACAAGCTCAACGGGCCAAAAGGGACAGGCTTTTTATATGCAAGTAAAGATGCAAAGCTTTCTCCGCTCTTATTCGGAGGAGAGCAAGAAAGAAAACGCCGTGCCGGAACAGAAAATGTTCCGGGCATTGTCGGGCTGAGAGAAGCGATCAAGCTGTCAAGTGAGGAACGGGACGAAAAAAACGAAAAGTATCAATCGTTTAAAACAATCATTGCCGACACGCTTGAAAATGCCGGTGTTGCATACGAGATCAACGGGGACAAAGAAAATAGTCTGCCGCATGTGCTGAATCTTTATTTCCCCGGTGTATCAGTGGAATCGCTGCTGGTGAATCTGGATATGGCGGGAGTCGCTGTCTCAAGCGGATCAGCGTGCACGGCCGGCTCAGTCCTGCCCTCGCATGTTTTGACTGCCATGTTTGGAGACAAGAGTGACCGGCTGACATCCTCAATTCGGATCAGTTTCGGCCTCGGCAATACGGCTGAGCAAGTGAAAACTGCTGCCAAACATGTGGCCGACGTTGTAAAACGGCTGACACAATAA
- a CDS encoding AI-2E family transporter, translated as MLQKPVQLLLWVAICLLVLLTVYVFFMLDMLWSPFWLVLKTIFIPLIISIFISYLLIPVTEWLHRKGLPRTLSILVIYVLFFGGIGWALYKGVPVLIVQLTDLSENIPMFAETYNGLLLHVHNHTDDWPDGMHHRIDKMIRQTEAFFAGTIEGAISGIRNVLDYFLIAATIPFLVFYMVKDIELMKKTVWYLTPKSWRQRGSAFLRDVDDSLGDYIRGQLLVCLILGVIAGITFWIFGLPYPLILGLISGITNVIPYFGPFIGAVPALLIAMTISVKAILVVVITVFVLQFMEGNILSPLIVGRSLKMHPVVIMLALLAGGELAGIVGMILAVPAAAVLKVMMIHFLRMRTEH; from the coding sequence ATGCTTCAAAAACCGGTGCAGCTTTTGTTGTGGGTGGCCATTTGTTTGCTGGTCCTGTTGACAGTTTACGTCTTTTTTATGCTTGATATGTTATGGTCGCCTTTTTGGCTCGTTTTAAAAACGATCTTTATTCCCTTGATCATATCCATTTTTATTTCTTATTTATTGATTCCGGTCACAGAGTGGCTGCACCGCAAAGGATTGCCTAGGACTTTAAGCATCTTGGTGATTTATGTGCTTTTCTTTGGCGGAATTGGCTGGGCGCTGTATAAAGGGGTGCCTGTTTTAATTGTGCAGCTGACGGATTTGTCTGAAAATATACCAATGTTTGCCGAAACGTATAACGGACTCCTTCTTCATGTGCACAACCATACAGATGACTGGCCTGACGGCATGCATCACCGTATAGATAAAATGATCCGCCAGACGGAGGCGTTTTTCGCGGGGACGATCGAGGGAGCAATTAGCGGTATCCGCAACGTGCTTGATTATTTCTTAATTGCGGCAACCATCCCTTTTCTCGTGTTTTATATGGTAAAGGATATTGAGTTGATGAAAAAGACGGTATGGTACTTGACTCCGAAGTCATGGAGACAGCGGGGCAGCGCCTTTTTGCGGGATGTGGATGATTCCCTTGGCGATTACATCCGCGGCCAGCTTCTGGTCTGCTTGATTCTCGGTGTGATAGCAGGCATTACGTTCTGGATATTCGGGCTTCCATATCCGCTGATTTTAGGGCTTATTTCTGGTATAACGAATGTCATACCGTATTTTGGTCCTTTTATAGGAGCTGTTCCTGCGCTGTTAATTGCCATGACGATCTCAGTAAAAGCGATCCTTGTTGTCGTGATTACAGTGTTTGTTTTGCAGTTTATGGAAGGGAATATCCTCAGTCCGCTCATTGTCGGCAGAAGCCTTAAAATGCATCCGGTCGTCATCATGCTTGCACTCCTTGCCGGGGGAGAGCTTGCGGGAATCGTCGGAATGATTCTGGCTGTTCCTGCGGCGGCTGTTTTAAAAGTGATGATGATCCATTTTTTGCGGATGAGGACGGAGCATTGA
- a CDS encoding tRNA threonylcarbamoyladenosine dehydratase — translation MLHQFSRNELAIGKEGLETLKNSTVAVLGVGGVGSFAAEALARSGVGRILLVDKDDVDITNVNRQLHALLSTVGQPKVDLMKARIADINPECEVIALKMFYTEETYEQFFEYNLDYVIDASDTIHYKIHLMKECLQRNIPLISSMGAANKTDPTRFQIADISKTHTDPIAKVVRTRLRKEGIKKGVQVIFSDESPIVIREEVRKEVGNDEAKIRKAKMPPSSNAFVPSVAGLIMGGHVVMDLLKDIEIKRVKDK, via the coding sequence TTGTTACACCAGTTTTCACGCAATGAATTAGCTATCGGAAAAGAAGGCCTTGAAACGCTGAAAAACAGCACGGTTGCTGTGCTTGGAGTCGGCGGAGTCGGATCGTTCGCGGCGGAAGCCCTCGCGCGGTCAGGCGTCGGACGCATTCTGCTTGTCGACAAAGATGATGTGGACATTACAAATGTAAACCGTCAGCTTCACGCGCTTCTTTCAACGGTCGGACAGCCGAAAGTGGATTTAATGAAAGCGCGGATCGCAGACATTAACCCGGAGTGTGAAGTGATCGCGTTAAAAATGTTCTATACGGAAGAAACGTATGAGCAGTTTTTTGAATATAATCTTGACTATGTCATTGACGCGTCAGACACGATTCATTATAAAATCCATTTAATGAAAGAATGTCTGCAACGGAATATTCCGCTCATTTCCAGCATGGGTGCCGCGAACAAAACGGATCCGACACGCTTCCAAATCGCTGATATTTCAAAAACGCATACTGATCCAATTGCGAAGGTCGTCCGTACGAGATTACGCAAAGAGGGCATCAAAAAAGGCGTTCAAGTGATTTTCTCCGACGAGAGCCCGATTGTCATTCGGGAAGAAGTCAGAAAAGAAGTGGGAAATGACGAAGCGAAAATCCGCAAAGCAAAAATGCCGCCATCCTCTAATGCTTTTGTGCCGTCAGTCGCAGGTTTGATTATGGGCGGACATGTTGTCATGGATCTTTTGAAAGACATTGAAATCAAACGCGTAAAGGATAAATAA